From a region of the Synchiropus splendidus isolate RoL2022-P1 chromosome 12, RoL_Sspl_1.0, whole genome shotgun sequence genome:
- the amd1 gene encoding S-adenosylmethionine decarboxylase proenzyme has product MEDNGAHFFEGTEKLLEVWFSRQDETKGTGDLRTIPRFEWDKLLENVHCLIISVTKTDKQEAYILSESSMFVSKRRFILKTCGTTLLLQALVPLLELAREYCGFDAIENFFYSRKNFMKPTHQEFPHRNFQEEVDFLGQIFPNGAAYCMGRLNSDCWYLFTLDLPEYWENKHADQTLEVLMSDLDPAIMDQFYMKDGVSASDVTRMSGIRDLIPGSVIDATMFNPCGYSMNGMKTDGTYWTIHITPEPEFSYVSFETNLSQTSYDDLVRKVVDVFKPGKFVTTLFVNQSSKCRSVFSSAQKLDGYKRMDRQLAQFNDYNFVFTSYSKNCQQNQTS; this is encoded by the exons ATGGAAGATAACGGTGCACATTTCTTCGAGGGGACCGAGAAGCTGTTGGAGGTTTGGTTCTCTCGGCAGGATGAGACCAAAGGAACCGGGGACCTGCGAACCATCCCAAG gtTTGAGTGGGACAAACTTTTGGAGAATGTGCATTGTTTGATCATAAGTGTGACAAAGACTGACAAGCAGGAAGCTTATATACTCAG TGAGAGTAGCATGTTTGTCTCCAAGAGACGTTTCATTTTGAAGACATGTGGAACCACCCTCTTACTACAAGCACTGGTGCCTCTGCTGGAACTCGCCAGGGAGTACTGCGGTTTTGATGCCATCGAG aACTTCTTCTACTCCCGCAAGAACTTCATGAAGCCAACTCATCAAGAGTTCCCTCATCGGAACTTCCAAGAGGAAGTGGACTTTCTAGGCCAGATTTTCCCAA ATGGTGCTGCTTATTGTATGGGACGTTTGAACTCTGACTGCTG GTACCTGTTTACTCTGGACTTACCGGAGTACTGGGAAAACAAGCATGCGGATCAGACGCTGGAAGTTCTGATGAGCGACCTTGATCCAGCCATTATGGACCAGTTCTATATGAAAGATGGTGTTTCTGCAAGTGATGTCACTCGT ATGAGTGGAATTCGTGACCTGATACCAGGTTCTGTGATCGATGCCACAATGTTCAACCCTTGTGGATACTCAATGAATGGAATGAAGACTGAT GGAACCTACTGGACCATCCACATCACCCCAGAGCCAGAGTTCTCCTACGTCAGTTTTGAAACCAACCTTTCCCAGACATCATACGACGACCTTGTCAGGAAGGTTGTTGATGTGTTCAAGCCAGGGAAATTTGTGACTACGCTGTTTGTCAATCAG AGCTCCAAGTGCCGCTCTGTCTTTTCTTCTGCCCAGAAGCTCGACGGCTACAAGCGGATGGACCGCCAGCTGGCTCAATTCAACGATTACAATTTTGTCTTTACAAGCTACTCCAAGAACTGCCAGCAGAACCAGACAAGCTGA